Proteins from a single region of Primulina tabacum isolate GXHZ01 chromosome 5, ASM2559414v2, whole genome shotgun sequence:
- the LOC142544155 gene encoding uncharacterized protein LOC142544155: protein MCERRAENLMRPSQHIDKVMHAQSKEEKEKNRLRLSTSIVDVRWLALQGCAFRGNDESLSSSNRGNFLELVKAFAKMNIEIDEVVLENAPKNAQYIAPEIQKEILHIMANRVRQMVREEVGDKYFCILVDEARDISKREQMAIILRFVNNHGILTERFFAIKSVSDTTSMNLKNEISNVLVHHDLHVKKIRGQGYDGASNIRGAWNGLQALFLKDCPYAYYVHCFAHRLQLTLVSAAKDVSVIWEFFSHLDNIVNIVTSSTKRIAELHTAQRNEIEYILSIGERDSGSGANQIGNLQRAGATRWSSHYDSVKILIGMYTATCKVFEVLSDYSPNGRVKAEVRGIYRNMASFEFVFILHLMHKIMRTTDTLCQILQRKSQDILTAITFATTTKTCLQEFRECGWNEFLQEVKVFCSRNEIDVPDLDCLYKIGRSCRQTTIEHHYHFDVFNAAIDFILMELNTRSNESSVELLSLSTALDHKNSFDSFNSDDICKLAKKFYPGDFTYQEIVALEYELIHYKLDVMQNLKVSTLVELCQQLTESGRSSVYVMLTRLIHLVLTLPVSTATTERAFLAMKHVKTALRNKMEDDFLADCLTLYIERDLAKHIDVNSIIDEFYILKSRMAQLR, encoded by the coding sequence ATGTGTGAgagaagggctgaaaatttgatgAGGCCCTCACAACATATTGATAAAGTGATGCATGCACAATCTAAagaggaaaaagagaaaaatcgtCTGCGTTTGAGCACCTCAATTGTAGATGTTCGTTGGCTAGCACTTCAAGGTTGTGCTTTTAGAGGTAACGATGAATCTCTATCTTCATCTAATCgtggaaattttcttgaattggtGAAGGCTTTTGCAAAAATGAATATAGAAATTGATGAAGTTGTGCTTGAGAATGCTCCAAAAAATGCCCAATATATCGCTCCAGAAATTCAGAAAGAGATTTTACATATTATGGCCAATAGAGTACGACAGATGGTTcgtgaagaagttggagataaATACTTCTGTATTCTTGTTGATGAAGCCCGAGATATATCTAAACGAGAGCAAATGGCCATTATATTGAGGTTTGTGAACAATCatgggattttgacagaaagATTTTTTGCCATCAAAAGTGTTAGTGACACTACCtcaatgaatttgaaaaatGAGATATCAAATGTTCTTGTTCATCATGATCTCCATGTTAAGAAAATCAGAGGCCAAGGATATGATGGTGCTAGCAATATACGTGGAGCGTGGAATGGACTTCAAGcattatttctcaaagattgtcCCTATGCATACTATGTCCACTGTTTTGCACATCGTTTACAACTGACATTGGTTTCTGCAGCTAAGGATGTCAGTGTTATTTGGGAATTCTTTTCTCATTTGGACAATATTGTTAATATTGTCACTTCTTCTACTAAGCGCATTGCTGAATTACATACTGCACAAAGAAATGAAATTGAGTATATATTGTCAATTGGAGAACGTGATTCTGGAAGTGGTGCAAACCAGATTGGTAATTTGCAACGAGCAGGAGCTACTCGTTGGAGTTCTCACTATGATTCGGTAAAAATCTTGATAGGTATGTACACTGCAACTTGCAAAGTTTTTGAAGTTCTCAGTGATTATTCTCCAAATGGAAGAGTTAAGGCTGAAGTTCGGGGGATTTACAGAAACATGGCAAGCtttgaatttgtgtttattttgcacttaatgcataaaattatgagaacaaCAGATACTCTTTGTCaaattcttcaaagaaaatctcaaGACATTTTGACTGCTATCACATTTGCCACTACTACCAAAACTTGCCTTCAAGAATTTAGAGAATGTGGGTGGAATGAATTTCTTCAGGAAGTTAAAGTTTTTTGCTCAAGAAATGAAATTGATGTACCTGACCTTGATTGTCTATATAAGATTGGACGTTCATGTCGGCAAACTACAATAGAACATCATTACcactttgatgtttttaatgcagCAATAGATTTCATTTTGATGGAGTTAAATACTCGGTCTAATGAGTCATCGGTGGAACTTCTTTCTCTTAGTACAGCTTtagatcataaaaattcatttgactCATTTAACAGTGATGATATTTGCAAGCTTGCGAAGAAGTTTTATCCTGGAGATTTCACATATCAAGAAATTGTTGCTTTGGAGTATGAATTGATACATTATAAACTTGATGTGATGCAGAATTTAAAGGTTTCTACACTTGTTGAGTTGTGTCAGCAATTGACCGAGAGTGGACGGTCAAGTGTTTATGTTATGTTGACTAGATTGAttcatcttgttttgacattacCTGTGTCTACTGCCACTACTGAGCGGGCTTTTTTAGCAATGAAGCATGTGAAGACGGCACTTCGCAATAAAATGGAGGATGACTTTCTTGCCGATTGTTTGACACTCTATATTGAACGAGATTTAGCTAAACATATTGATGTAAATTCtattattgatgaattttatattttaaaatctcgTATGGCACAACTTCGTTGA
- the LOC142546892 gene encoding dirigent protein 21-like, which yields MKISPKEIFPSNPLNILSLTRQPRSLYSATHDRLLCSVPRRRGAVRRFPQLSLETMAALPFSWRVRAMENLENFVSSVKDMVVSHGNTHGSNAEEERFKKLIKAKEKTAKIHVYVQDALGGLNPTVWEVARSIQTVNSPTTFGQVRVVDDLMTAGPDRDSEKLGRTQGLITSSDMSESALTMNLNFYFTGGEHKGSSICIGGRNPINNKDRELPIIGGTGVFKMARGYTIVNTCSFDAISNYGVLEYTFYVAYPDHCAVEGK from the exons atgaaaatatcgCCGAAGGAAATATTTCCAAGTAATCCATTAAATATCCTTTCCTTAACTCGGCAACCACGCTCGCTTTACTCCGCCACCCATGATCGGCTGCTGTGCTCTGTCCCACGGAGGCGAGGCGCCGTCAGAAGATTTCCTCAACTCTCTCTTGAAACTATGGCAGCTCTTCCTTTTTCATG GAGGGTTAGAGCGATGGAAAATCTTGAAAACTTCGTGAGTTCGGTCAAAGACATGGTGGTTTCCCACGGCAACACCCATGGTTCGAATGCGGAAGAAGAAAGGTTCAAAAAACTGATCAAAGCAAAGGAAAAGACTGCCAAGATACATGTTTACGTCCAAGATGCTTTAGGAGGATTGAATCCGACGGTGTGGGAGGTGGCTCGGTCCATCCAGACCGTGAATTCGCCGACGACTTTTGGCCAGGTACGGGTTGTAGATGATCTGATGACAGCCGGACCTGACCGTGATTCAGAGAAGTTGGGTCGAACACAGGGGCTAATTACGTCTTCGGACATGAGCGAATCGGCCCTAACTATGAACCTGAACTTCTATTTCACCGGAGGCGAGCATAAAGGCAGTAGTATTTGTATTGGTGGACGAAATCCGATAAATAACAAGGACCGTGAGCTGCCTATCATCGGGGGGACTGGTGTTTTTAAGATGGCGAGGGGCTACACGATTGTGAATACTTGCTCTTTCGATGCCATCTCAAATTATGGTGTTCTCGAGTACACATTTTATGTTGCTTATCCGGATCACTGCGCTGTTGAAGGGAAATAG
- the LOC142546890 gene encoding uncharacterized protein LOC142546890 — MDVAIIDWKNIDSRFVIDEMYELINAPKWIDFSASDDPVDDEAWFCRHSCNHPRTAEDFFNGKEGTPTLNSKLQRSTRVSEILPFGEEKTRDTKLKKRGTNTTSVLLLDKKNNKILEDGENQNPNFSPPPTHKAKLRKEAIKSSTEKKSRDDTAMRKADQIPKLKSTSSARNLFSGGDILNKVAEFCNELKKLATKVRENKDIQDIDSGVLNDKEKEKKPLLELSREDVKVMETGMFKEKQLKIRRKDDAENTPISVDVKSSKLNKDGLLKIRTSPPTPQCFSANRGTLKAEMTPKTFRSKPMGRGILQEVKRINKEGNMAAEHEKINPEGEIPIGAAEKEARTLNAFWFLKPCTLSSQ, encoded by the exons ATGGACGTTGCAATAATTGATTGGAAGAATATAGATTCAAGATTTGTGATAGACGAGATGTACGAGCTCATCAATGCTCCAAAATGGATCGATTTCTCGGCCTCCGACGACCCTGTTGATGATGAAGCCTGGTTCTGCCGCCACA GCTGTAATCACCCCAGGACAGCTGAAGATTTCTTTAATGGGAAAGAGGGGACTCCCACTTTGAATTCTAAG CTTCAGAGATCTACTAGAGTTTCTGAGATTCTTCCATTCGGTGAAGAAAAAACGAG AGATACGAAGTTGAAGAAAAGGGGGACAAATACAACTTCTGTTTTGTTGTtggacaaaaaaaataataaaatccttGAAGATGGTGAAAATCAAAATCCCAATTTCTCACCCCCTCCAACTCACAAAGCTAAACTCAGAAAAGAGGCAATTAAATCAAGCACGGAGAAGAAATCAAGGGATGACACTGCAATGAGAAAAGCCGATCAAATACCAAAGCTGAAAAGTACTTCATCTGCAAGAAATTTGTTCTCTGGTGGGGATATACTGAACAAGGTTGCAGAGTTCTGTAATGAATTGAAGAAACTAGCAACTAAGGTTAGAGAGAATAAAGATATTCAGGACATCGATTCTGGGGTTTTGAATgacaaagaaaaggaaaagaagcCATTGCTAGAGTTGAGCAGAGAAGACGTGAAAGTAATGGAAACCGGAATGTTCAAGGAAAAGCAGCTAAAGATCAG AAGAAAAGATGATGCAGAGAACACCCCTATATCCGTGGATGTGAAAAGTAGCAAGCTTAACAAGGATGGTTTACTAAAGATTCGAACTTCACCTCCTACTCCACAGTGTTTCTCTGCAAATCGTGGGACGTTGAAAGCTGAGATGACGCCTAAGACTTTCAGGTCCAAACCCATG GGAAGAGGGATTCTGCAAGAGGTTAAGCGAATCAACAAAGAGGGCAACATGGCAGCCGAACATGAGAAGATCAACCCTGAAGGAGAAATTCCAATAGGGGCAGCTGAGAAAGAAGCAAGAACTTTGAATGCTTTCTGGTTCTTAAAGCCTTGCACTCTTTCAAGTCAATGA